TTCATCCTCCTTGAATGGGAGGAAGTATGTCATATGAGAAAATTAATGGAAGATGCAGCCGTCTGGACGGTTACCATCATTTGTTCTTGAGGCCCACTCACAATTGCGGGGTGATCGTTCAACTCTTGCCAAACAATCCCCTGCTCCAACGCATCAAGGAGTTTTTGCGGTGAATCTGCAATTTGTTCATACTCTTCTATATGATCGGCTTTTTTATATATAAAATCAAGATCATCTTCCCATGAGTGGGCGTGACTAGGTTTTGTAAAAACTGAATCAGTCTCAGTAAAAAGTGCTTCTTTATATTTTTTTATTGAAAATTCAAGAGCTATATGTCTCTGGGGATCTAAAAGAGTTTGTAGTTCAAATAGACTGGCTTTGCGTATGCCCGAGGATAACACCCCATCAAACTCAGGAGAAAGTGAAACCAATAATGGTGTGACCATAAGGCAACTATGGTCGACATCAATTGACAACTTCTCAGCTATTTCAGGGAAATTATCCCTGATTGCTATCAAAGCTTTAGCAAGTTGAACTTCACCTTTCTTTATCTTTTCTTCGTGTTCATAAATAGCATGCGTTTGCGTCCTGAAATATGTAAATTTAACTTCTATTACTAGCAGTTGATTATCTTTGCATGCCAAGACATCTATTTCACCTGCTTCATAGTTCCAGTTTAAAAGAACTGTATATCCTCGACCTTCGAATAGTTCCCCTATTCTATTCTCCATATTTGTGCTGAAAGTCTTATTAAATTCATTCTTACGAATTAAGGCGTTCAAAAGGGATGTCTTTACATCTCCATGATAAAATTGGGGCAGAACAAAATATCCTGATTCTCCCGATTTGATAAATTGAACGTTTTCAAGAGCTTTTGAGTGAGGGGGATCTGAAAAAATTTCTAACGCAACCCCGCTTTCGTATATCCCTTGTTTAGCTTGGTAATATTCATCTTCCTGCATCATTTTGATCATTTCGGACTTTGATCTATAGAATACAGCGGACGGTGTTATCATTCTTAATCCTGAATTTCCGAACAATCTGTTACTCATTTCATAATTATCTTTATGCTTCATTTTGTAACAACTATCGAATTTACTCATGATGTGAAGAGTCAAATGCAAATCAATATCCGCTTTATCGAAGCAGACATGGTCTACACCAACCATATCGCGGACAAATAAAACACCACCAAGAACAGATAAAGCCTGCAAACGGCTTTCGTCATTAGGTGCAGTTTCATTGATCTCTATTGCGGCATCGGTAAGTTCATAAGCGGGAAGCAAAGAATAAAAGACATGTATCAACTCAAATTTATAATGAGTAAGCTGCCACTGTTCCCACTTTTTCTGTGAAGAAGGAAGTATCTTGAGACAGTCTTTATCACTGACAGTCCAATCTTTGAGACAGAAATTATTGATAACCTGCTCAACCTCAATTACCTGATCCCAATCTTTAAAGGCTTCAAAACAATCAACGGAATTATGCTTATTAAGTCTTCTTTGAATTGATTTGAGCGCAACTTCAATACTTTTCGCCCCTCCATACGCGCTATCAGCTATCCGAGCTTTGACTTGGGATATGCGGGATATCATTTCAATTTGACTAGACCGTTTATATTGAAAGGCTTGTTCAGAAGGAGCCTGTTCCTGCAAGATATCTAAGTATACGGCAAAACTTGCAATTAATGTTTCCCAACTAATTTTTTGCAACAGCCCATTATGCTTTTCAGCATTCAGCTTTGCTCTTAAAAGCAGCCCCTTAAGTACTTTTGAATTTTCCATTAATTGCAAAACAACAGTAGAATCATTATATCCAAGCTCTTCGCAGACCATCTTCCAATACTTATCATTTTTTATAAAATCATACCTTTTCAAATACTCGACTAAAGAATCTGGGGATTGTCTAAGCTCTTGAATACGAGTTCGCTTAAATTTTTCTTTTTTCGCCACGAGACTTCCCTAAAATTAAAATTGATATACAGGTTCATCGATCAACACATGTATATCGATAATCACACAGACACCAGACAAATCGACCGACGAGACTAGTACTCAAGCATAGCAAGTCCATTCTAGTGCGAAATATACAGATCGTGGAATTCTGAAGACATGATCATCATAATTAGTGACATGACAATCATCAAAAACACCCGACAGCCACATATGTTATTTTAACCTATCTAAACATAGAAGGCCGCAGTCGCTTCATCTCTTCAACGACAACGATTGGCCTTATCAAGGTATCAGGCATAATCTCATACAGCCAAACAGAATTCTCAGGATTCCAATCTTCTTCACTGGCGACCTCATCACAAAATTCAAAAAATAACCTTATTTCTGAAGGAAGATGAGGCCTCAACTGCTTGCACAGATTCAGACCATCTTCATGAAACTCTTCACAGTTTAGATCAAATTCAGGAATGTTCTGTACCTCGAACTTTCGTTGCCAAGCGCAAAAATCAGCTACTAATTTTTCAGGTATATCAACAGGCCCACTCCACCAAGTATCACTCGCAATATTGGGCCCGACTCCACTATTCTCATTCAAATCACGTTCCCAAGCCCAGGCCCCGCCCCAGTCGAGCATGATCGTAATAGCAATCGTCATAATTCACCCTACCCGCGCTTCCGAAAAGGAATAACCTTACCACCGTCCCCGCTATCACCAAGCATATCAAGAGCACAGCGGGCAGCATCCTCATCACCGTGCATATACCGTAACGCCATAGCCGGAACTTTCCAGCCCATGACATCCATCAGGGAACGTAGATCCAGTACCTTTGCCAATTCGGTAGCGACAGTATGACGGATAGTATGAAAGCTAATGCGGTCCAATCTATCTCGCCCTTCGTTAAATCCAAGCTTGTTAACGACATTAGCAAATGCAGTTGGAGCCTCATTGTATGGCCCCCCTCTACTATTCAGAAAGACCTTGTCTACAGGGCCTGTGCGCTGAAGCTCAGAGATGAGTTCCGCAAGCGGTCCTGAGATAGGGATACGCCGTGATTCAGCGTTCTTGGTCTTTTCAAAAATGACGTGCGTGGAACTGACATTGCGCCACTCAAGTTTAAAAGCTTCCCCTGCCCTACACCCTGTAAGAAACGCAAATTTGGTAATCCTCCACGCAGAAAAATCCTTTTCGTGCAATAGTGCTAATATCTTCTCTGTCTGCTCGAGACTAATAACAGCGAGCCTCCGATTACTATCTCCAGGACCAGTCACACCAATATCTTTCCCTGTAGGGGGAAGCTGCTCTACAACCCCGCGAGTATGGCAAAACTTGAGAAAACGCCTAAGCGTTCCCGTTACATATTCAATAGTCCGCGAGGACTTTCCTGCATCATCCAGTTCAGCAACAAGCATATCGAACTCAGAAGCCCCCACAAGTCTAACCAACACATCACCTAGCAACGGCTGTAACCAAATCCTAAAATGACTGTCCTCCTTCCCCCAAGATGACTTCTTCTTATTACGAGACGCATGATCGAGATAAGTAGGCCAGAATTCGCTCACAGTCACATCTTTTGCTTTCTCAACCTCTAAAGACCTCATTTCTTCAACAGCCAACTCACGCTTTTGCTTCAGAGTTTGCGGAAACACGCCAAGCAACTGATTTCTTTTTAGCTCTCCTAAAATACGAGCCGCATCATCAGCCCGCACACCATTAGATGCCCACCCTAAAGCTTCAGTCTTTGTTACTCCATTGTATTTGTAGGTTATTGTGTAATACCGATCCAACCGCACTCCATGCCGTCGAATATCATGCTCACGATAACGCACCCCCGGAAACTTCGCTTTCACCCACTTTGTTTTTGAAGCCATCACCCCTCCATATTTTGTACAACCACTGTACAACTTTTTTGAGTTAACAGCAATGTAAAGCAGTGATGAAGAATGAATATAAAAAGGATAAAGACTTTTAATACAAGCATATTTTATTAGGAAAAACCTATAAACAACAATAACAACATACATATTTATTAGGGACTTAAAATCCCTCGAGCTTCGGCTTGTGCGGGTTCAAGTCCCGCTCTGGGTACCAACGAAAACATAATAAAACCGGCTAATTGCATCGCAATTAGCCGGTTTTATTATTTGTAGCGTTTTTTCATAAAATCATTTTGGAGCCATTAGTGTCAAAAATTATCCCTAAGCGTTCTATCCAGATACTAATATTATAAAAATGATCTCTTATTTAGTCATTTTTTTCCAACCTAACAAAACAGCCTCTCCCCTCATCCAACTTTTCCCACACAGCTATAGAACTATTTTTTACGGTATGTCTGAACTTTATTACAGATCTGAGTTGTATAAAAAGATCTAATATCTTAGTCTAAAACTAATTAAATATGAAGAGCCTCTTAAACCATCTTCGTTAACAATAAGAATACAAACAATGAAACATAAAATTTTATTTGTAGACGACAATCAAAATATGCTACGAGGAATCAAAGCCATGCTGCACTCTAGAAGAAAAGAGTGGGCATGCCGATTCGCTTCCAACGGAGAGGATGCTGTTGAATTGATTCAGCAGGAATCATTTGATGCAGTAGTTTCCGACATCCGTATGCCTGGTATGAACGGTATTGATTTTCTTAAAATTGTCGAAAAAATCCAGCCCGCGACCATTCGTATAATTCTTTCCGGATATACTGAAATTCAAACACTCCTGAAATCGACAACATGCGCACACCAATTTATTAGCAAACCATGCAGCTCGAAAACCCTTATTGATACAATACAGCGCTTAATCAAATTGCGGCATATTCTTAATAATAATGAAATAAGTACCATGGTGGCCCGGTTAAACTCCCTCCCTGCTATTCCAGACTTATATTTAAAAATATGCACTGAACTGGAAAAAGAAGAGCCTAGTCTCGACCGCGTAGGAAAGTTTGTAGAAAAAGATCCCGGAGTCTCAGCCACAATACTCAAAGTAGTTAACTCTGCTTTTTTCGGTTTTTACAACACGATATCCTCCCCATCCCATGCTGTTACTCTGTTGGGAACTGAAGCCGTTAAAGGGTTGGTTCTCGGAGTTCATCTTCTGGACAAAATAGATTTATCATCTCTCGCTGGATATTCAGTGGATAAACTCTGGACTCATTCCCTCCAAACCGGCGACTTTGCCAAGGCTATCGCAACGTTAGAAACAACAGACAAAACCTTCATCAGTTCTTGTTATGTGGCAGGAATTCTTCATGATGTAGGCAAGCTTATCTTTGTAACCAATATGGAAAACATATATAAACCAGTTCTTTTAGAAGTCCGTAAAATGGGAGGTCCAATAAATTTAAACGAAAAAGACAAACTGGGAGTCAGCCATGCTGCAATCGGAGCTTACCTGCTGGGGTTATGGGGATTTCATGAAAACATTGTTTCGGGAGTATTTGACCATCATACCCCCGAAAATTCAGAAGACGGATTAACCGTTGCACTTGTGGTTCATGCTGCCAATACGTTGCAACACGAACTTTATTATCCAGACTCAAACTTTATTTTCTCACCTATCAATCTAGAATGGCTGGAAGCGCAAAGTTTAATGGAACGATTGCCAGAATGGGTGGCAGCATGCACTAAATTCATTAACATTAACTGAATAAAAAAAGGGATTACGGAATAAAGCATGACGATAAAAGAACTGTTAGAAAACAAGGATAAACCTGTTATTGCTGCGAACACAAACGGCATCATAACAAACATCAACGATTCCTTTACCCGAGAATTCGGATGGACCGAAAAGGAACTCAAAGGAAAACCACTCACCGCAATAATTCCAAAACCTCTGAGAGACGCACATCAGCTTGGCTTTTCAGCTTTCTTATCAACAGGTAAAGCATCTATCCTAGGTCAACACCTAGATTTAGAAATTGCAAAGGCAGATGGTACAATAGAGTTAGCAAGACATTTCATCATCAGTGAAATTGTTAATGAAAAGCACTCCTTCGCCGCAACTATTGAACCCAGCAACAAGGAGTGAAGTTATCATGAGCGAAGGCCAGGAAAACCTCATAATCGAGCTCCGATCGATTATTGGGCGCCTTGAGGCAGTATTAAGCTCAATAGACGAAGCTCTGTTATGGACAGATGAAGAAGGGAAAGCCAAATGGTGCAATGACAGCTTCGCTAAACTAATAGGACTCAAGCGAATTTTCATCATGGGAAAATCCGTAACGGATATTTTCCACCTTTGCCTGAGAGGTCAGAAATTGCCGAACGAAGCTCATCCTTTGTTCCTTGCTTTATCCCAAAAAAGAACACAACAGGGTGACTATACTTTTGGCCCCAGCGATATCCCATTGTTTGTAAAAATTCAATATCTTGATATGAAAGAAACTCCGCCAAGCACCATCATGCTGGTAAGAGATTCTTCTCAAGAAAAAGAACTAGAAGAAGTCAGACTTCAGGGCGCGGCACTTGCAGCGGCGGCTGACGCAATAGTCATTCTTGACATTAACGGACGTGTACATTGGATAAACAAAGCGTTTACTCGAATGACCGGATACGATTATGATCATATTTACGGGAAAACTCTCAGCCTGATCAAATCAGACATGCAATCCAAAGATTTCTACCGAGAAATGTGGGGGACCATGCTTTCAGGATCACCTTGGTCTGGGGAACTCATCAATCGCCGCAAGAATGGTGAACTCTACCACGAATATCAAACTGTAACCCCTGTAACTAATTCAAAAGGTAAAGTTACAAATTTTATTGCCATAAAGAACGACATTACTGAGAAAAAGTTAGCTCAAAAATCTCTTGAAAACAGAGAGGCCAAACTCTCGGCACTATTTAACGGAATCATTGATGCCATAGTCACGGCAGACTCAACAGGCAAAATTGAAACAGTTAACCCTGCTGCTGAAAAAATATTCGGCTACGCCCCGGGAGAACTTGTTAATAAAAATGTTCGAATCTTAGTGCCTCCAGAACTCAGACCTGACCATGACAGCTATATAAAGCGATACCTCGACACAAGAATTCCACGTATAATTGGTATAGGCCGAGAAATAGAAGCGGTACGTAAGGACGGTTCAAGGTTCCCAATCGAACTTTCAATCACCGAAATTATTACGGCTGACTCAACTATGTTCGCAGCCATAGTTCGAGATATTTCTGAACGAAAACGACAAGAGAAAGAGCTTTCTCTTTTAAATGAAAAACTTGAGCAGAGGGTTCGAGAGCGCACGATAGATTTAGAGAACAAGACGCTTGAGCTAATGGAAGAAGTTGTAGAGCGAAAGCGTGCAGAAATGCAGATCAGGCAAAATAGCGAACTTCTCCGATCACTGCTTGATGGAATTTCTGCTGCATTCATAATCCTAAATCTTGAAAAAAGAACTATCGTTGAAATTAACGGGGTCGCTGAAAGCATGTTCGGTCTTTCAAAAAATCAAATTTTGAATAAAAATTGCGATCAAATTTTCAAAGTTCAAGGAAGCCTTCTCAAAACAGTTTGTCCTAATTCAATAGAAGGAGAAGCCCTTTCTGAAACTTATGTTCTCAACGCAAAAGGTGCCACTCTTCCTGTTGCACGACATGTACTTCCTATAACAATAAAAGAAACACCTCATTTAGCATTGCTTCTTTTTGATATTACCGCCCGGAAAAATCTCGAACACAAACTGGCAAGAGCACAAAAACTTGAATCCATAGGTAGACTGGCGGCAGGAATAGCTCACGAAATCAACACTCCAATCCAGTATATCGGAGATTCAGTCCAATTCATAAAAGAAGCTTTTAATGACTTTCTGAAATTGTCCGAAATCGAAGAAAAAATAATGGAGTCATGCAGAAAGTTCGAAGACTTCAAAGAAATCATGAAAAGTAGAGATCAGGTTGCCGAAGATGAAGATACTGACTTCATCATGAATGAGATACCGGAAGCATGCACTAGAGCCCTTGAAGGCGTTGAGCTAGTGGCAACAATTGTCAGGGCTATGAAGAATTTTTCTCATCCTGGAGAAAGTTCGAAACAACTAACTGACATTAACAAAGCCATAACAACAACTCTAACTGTAGCTCGCAACGAATGGAAATATGCGGCAGAAGTAGACCTTCAACTAGAAGACATCCCTATGGTTATGACTCTTCAGGGAGACATTAACCAAGTATTGCTGAACATAATTGTCAACGCGGCTCACGCTATACGAGATAAACATGAACAGCTTGGTAAAAAGGGCGAAATAACAATTGCGACAACCAAAGAAGATGGCTTTGTTGCAATAAAGATATCCGATAACGGAACAGGCATTTCTCCTGAAATATTAGATAATATTTTTGACCCCTTCTTTACTACTAAAAAAGTTAGAGAAGGAACCGGACAAGGTCTTGCCATCGTTCATGATATAATCGTGAGTAAGCACGGAGGCAGCATCGATGTAGATTCTAAATGGGAAGCCGGAACAACTTTCATCATCCACCTTCCATTGGAAGCAACCGCATAGCAACTGAGACGCTTAAAAAAACAGGAATAAGAGGATGGAAAAATCCAGAATTCTATTTGTGGACGATGAAATAAATTTACTAAAATCTATCAAAGCAATGTTCAGAAAACAGTATTCCGTTGATATCGCAGAAGGACCTGAAAAGGGAATTAAGATGATCAAAAATGGAAATAAATATGCTGTCATTATTTCCGACTTAAAAATGCCGGGCATGGACGGCATCGAATTTTTACATCGAGTTCAAAAAATCACCCCTGACACAACTCGCATAATGCTCACGGGACACGCGGATGTGGAGGCTGCGACTCTGGCGGTGAATAGAGGGCATGTATTTCGCTTCCTCACCAAGCCGGTACAAGCCGAGGAGATGCGCCGGATTCTTGATGCCGCGATAAAACAGTATTCACTTGTGACCTCGGAAAAAGAGCTTCTTCGCGGGACACTAAGAGGATGCATTCGAGTTCTGACAGATGTGCTTTCAGTCGTTAGTCCTGAAACATTCAGCCTAAGCCAACGTATCAAAAGACTGGCAGTAAAAACGGCTGAACGCCTTGGTATTCGTAATACCAACCAGCTTGAATTGGCTGCGATGCTTTCTCAATTAGGATGCATATCCTTAAGCGAATCCACCTTGCATAAAATTCACTCAGGTGAAGAGCTTACAGAAATTGAGCAAAAAGAGTTTGAATCCCACCCATCCATATCGGTAAAACTTCTATCAAATATTCCAAGACTGGATCAGGTTATCGAGATAATAAGCAAACAAAATAAAAGTGCTGAAGATTTTCCAGACATGCCCTTTGAATCTAAAATAATTAAAGCCTGCCTCGACTTTGAAACATTTAGAAGCAAAGGATTTGACTCATCAACAGCCTTTTCTGAAATGAAAAAAAACATCGAATGGTATGATAAAGATATAATTGAATCATTAGAAAGCGCAGCCACAATTGAAAGTCACTATGAGCAAGAGATGCTACCTGTTTCAAGACTTAAACCCGGAATGATCATGAACCAAAACCTAAGTACCCCCACAGGAGTTTTGATCATAGCAAAGGGGCAGGAAATCGGAGATGCGATCCTTGCACGACTAAATAATATTGCACGGAATAATAAACTTTCAGATCAAATTAATGTTCTAATTAGCAAAAAAACTTTCAAAAAAAATTAGCAAATCAACCACCACCTGCTTATATTTATACTTATTTTTTTATTTAATAGACCTGCGACCATAATTTAATATATAATAAAAATTACAATCACTCAGCTAATCTACCACAGCGGGGAAAAGATGAAACAGAGGGTCCTTTTCGTAGATGACGACAAAAACATCCTTGCCTCCTTCCGAAGCCTTCTTCGCAAGGAGTTCATTGTTGATACAGCTTCTCACCCAGAAGAGGGGCTTGCTATGTTCAAAGAAAAAGGACCCTATCCTGTCGTTGTCTCGGACTTAAAAATGCCTGACATGAACGGCCTTACCCTGCTTTCAAAAATCAGCAACTTAAATGAAGACACTGTAGGCATTATCCTTACAGGGCACGCAGATTTAGAAGCTGCTGTAACAGCTCTGAATCAAGGATATGTCTTCCGCTTTCTTACTAAGCCTTCTGACAAAGAAACCATTGTAAATGTAGTTAGCGCCGGACTTGACCAATACAATCTAATCACAGGTAACAAAGAAAAAGAGCGGATAATAAAGCAAGACTTAAGAGCGGCTGCTTTTATTCAAGAAAGTTTTCTCCCTCATGAACGGGCTGACATTGAAACTCTTTCCCTTAACTGGCTATTCAAACCCAGTGACTATGTCGGTGGAGACCTGTTCGATTTGATCCATCTCGACAAAGACAACACCG
Above is a genomic segment from Maridesulfovibrio ferrireducens containing:
- a CDS encoding site-specific integrase, yielding MASKTKWVKAKFPGVRYREHDIRRHGVRLDRYYTITYKYNGVTKTEALGWASNGVRADDAARILGELKRNQLLGVFPQTLKQKRELAVEEMRSLEVEKAKDVTVSEFWPTYLDHASRNKKKSSWGKEDSHFRIWLQPLLGDVLVRLVGASEFDMLVAELDDAGKSSRTIEYVTGTLRRFLKFCHTRGVVEQLPPTGKDIGVTGPGDSNRRLAVISLEQTEKILALLHEKDFSAWRITKFAFLTGCRAGEAFKLEWRNVSSTHVIFEKTKNAESRRIPISGPLAELISELQRTGPVDKVFLNSRGGPYNEAPTAFANVVNKLGFNEGRDRLDRISFHTIRHTVATELAKVLDLRSLMDVMGWKVPAMALRYMHGDEDAARCALDMLGDSGDGGKVIPFRKRG
- a CDS encoding response regulator, which gives rise to MKHKILFVDDNQNMLRGIKAMLHSRRKEWACRFASNGEDAVELIQQESFDAVVSDIRMPGMNGIDFLKIVEKIQPATIRIILSGYTEIQTLLKSTTCAHQFISKPCSSKTLIDTIQRLIKLRHILNNNEISTMVARLNSLPAIPDLYLKICTELEKEEPSLDRVGKFVEKDPGVSATILKVVNSAFFGFYNTISSPSHAVTLLGTEAVKGLVLGVHLLDKIDLSSLAGYSVDKLWTHSLQTGDFAKAIATLETTDKTFISSCYVAGILHDVGKLIFVTNMENIYKPVLLEVRKMGGPINLNEKDKLGVSHAAIGAYLLGLWGFHENIVSGVFDHHTPENSEDGLTVALVVHAANTLQHELYYPDSNFIFSPINLEWLEAQSLMERLPEWVAACTKFININ
- a CDS encoding PAS domain S-box protein, which encodes MTIKELLENKDKPVIAANTNGIITNINDSFTREFGWTEKELKGKPLTAIIPKPLRDAHQLGFSAFLSTGKASILGQHLDLEIAKADGTIELARHFIISEIVNEKHSFAATIEPSNKE
- a CDS encoding PAS domain S-box protein; this encodes MSEGQENLIIELRSIIGRLEAVLSSIDEALLWTDEEGKAKWCNDSFAKLIGLKRIFIMGKSVTDIFHLCLRGQKLPNEAHPLFLALSQKRTQQGDYTFGPSDIPLFVKIQYLDMKETPPSTIMLVRDSSQEKELEEVRLQGAALAAAADAIVILDINGRVHWINKAFTRMTGYDYDHIYGKTLSLIKSDMQSKDFYREMWGTMLSGSPWSGELINRRKNGELYHEYQTVTPVTNSKGKVTNFIAIKNDITEKKLAQKSLENREAKLSALFNGIIDAIVTADSTGKIETVNPAAEKIFGYAPGELVNKNVRILVPPELRPDHDSYIKRYLDTRIPRIIGIGREIEAVRKDGSRFPIELSITEIITADSTMFAAIVRDISERKRQEKELSLLNEKLEQRVRERTIDLENKTLELMEEVVERKRAEMQIRQNSELLRSLLDGISAAFIILNLEKRTIVEINGVAESMFGLSKNQILNKNCDQIFKVQGSLLKTVCPNSIEGEALSETYVLNAKGATLPVARHVLPITIKETPHLALLLFDITARKNLEHKLARAQKLESIGRLAAGIAHEINTPIQYIGDSVQFIKEAFNDFLKLSEIEEKIMESCRKFEDFKEIMKSRDQVAEDEDTDFIMNEIPEACTRALEGVELVATIVRAMKNFSHPGESSKQLTDINKAITTTLTVARNEWKYAAEVDLQLEDIPMVMTLQGDINQVLLNIIVNAAHAIRDKHEQLGKKGEITIATTKEDGFVAIKISDNGTGISPEILDNIFDPFFTTKKVREGTGQGLAIVHDIIVSKHGGSIDVDSKWEAGTTFIIHLPLEATA
- a CDS encoding HD domain-containing phosphohydrolase; its protein translation is MEKSRILFVDDEINLLKSIKAMFRKQYSVDIAEGPEKGIKMIKNGNKYAVIISDLKMPGMDGIEFLHRVQKITPDTTRIMLTGHADVEAATLAVNRGHVFRFLTKPVQAEEMRRILDAAIKQYSLVTSEKELLRGTLRGCIRVLTDVLSVVSPETFSLSQRIKRLAVKTAERLGIRNTNQLELAAMLSQLGCISLSESTLHKIHSGEELTEIEQKEFESHPSISVKLLSNIPRLDQVIEIISKQNKSAEDFPDMPFESKIIKACLDFETFRSKGFDSSTAFSEMKKNIEWYDKDIIESLESAATIESHYEQEMLPVSRLKPGMIMNQNLSTPTGVLIIAKGQEIGDAILARLNNIARNNKLSDQINVLISKKTFKKN